The following proteins come from a genomic window of Desulfuromonas sp. TF:
- a CDS encoding arylesterase, with translation MSHFTQLIYRTALLFAIFSLLLTACDRTPSVAPLGREAVVLAFGDSLTYGTGAEKGGSYPAHLEALIGRKVINAGISGELSGEGRSRLVELLDRHRPDLMILCHGGNDLLRRTGEKNAAANLKAMVAIARERRIDVVLLGVPRPGLILSPPDFYQEIAEEFSIPYEGEILPDILGEHSLKSDRFHPNAEGYRKLAQAVETLLKKARAL, from the coding sequence ATGTCCCATTTTACCCAGTTGATTTATCGGACCGCCCTCCTTTTCGCTATTTTTTCGCTGCTGCTGACGGCCTGCGACCGGACTCCGTCCGTCGCTCCTCTCGGCCGGGAGGCGGTGGTCCTCGCCTTCGGAGACAGCCTCACCTACGGCACCGGAGCGGAAAAAGGAGGAAGCTACCCGGCCCATCTGGAGGCCTTGATCGGGCGCAAGGTCATCAACGCGGGAATTTCCGGAGAGCTCAGCGGCGAGGGCAGGTCCCGACTTGTGGAGCTTCTCGACCGGCACCGTCCGGACCTGATGATCCTCTGCCACGGCGGCAACGACCTCCTGCGCAGGACGGGTGAGAAAAATGCCGCCGCCAATCTCAAGGCGATGGTAGCCATTGCCAGGGAGCGGCGCATCGACGTCGTTCTGCTTGGGGTGCCCAGACCTGGCCTGATCCTCTCCCCACCCGACTTTTACCAGGAAATCGCGGAAGAATTCAGTATCCCCTATGAGGGGGAAATCCTCCCGGACATCCTCGGCGAGCACTCCCTCAAGAGCGACCGGTTCCACCCCAATGCAGAAGGATATCGAAAGCTGGCGCAGGCCGTTGAGACTCTGCTGAAAAAGGCAAGAGCGTTATAG
- a CDS encoding TIGR04211 family SH3 domain-containing protein, whose product MKTAIGIVCLFVLVLASALPVAADTRFVSDRLIITVRDGKGPGAAPLTTLPTDEPVEVLEEDAQFLKIRTKEGLVGFVQAQYITKETPKPIIIERLEKEVDRLKGRMEELKAAQSPQAQELESLRERAQSLEKTLAETQSELRSALEKYNTLAENSGRVVEVTAERDLLQEENQRLAAELATLEEDNTQLLRRGMIEWFLAGAGVFVVGWIIGKVSRKKRRF is encoded by the coding sequence ATGAAAACCGCCATCGGCATAGTGTGCCTTTTTGTGCTTGTTCTGGCATCCGCCTTGCCGGTTGCCGCCGATACCCGTTTCGTCTCCGATCGCCTGATCATCACCGTGCGCGACGGCAAGGGGCCGGGGGCCGCACCGCTCACCACCCTCCCCACCGACGAACCGGTGGAGGTTCTCGAGGAAGACGCCCAGTTCCTGAAGATCCGCACCAAGGAAGGCCTCGTCGGTTTCGTCCAGGCGCAGTACATCACCAAGGAGACCCCGAAACCGATCATCATCGAGCGTCTGGAAAAAGAAGTCGACCGCCTGAAGGGGCGGATGGAGGAACTCAAAGCCGCCCAGTCGCCCCAGGCCCAGGAACTGGAGAGCCTCAGGGAGAGAGCTCAGTCTCTGGAGAAAACCCTAGCCGAAACTCAAAGCGAATTGCGCTCGGCCCTCGAAAAATACAACACGCTGGCGGAAAATTCGGGACGCGTGGTGGAGGTCACCGCCGAGCGTGATCTGCTTCAGGAGGAGAACCAGCGCCTGGCCGCCGAACTGGCTACCCTGGAGGAGGACAATACTCAGCTGCTGCGACGGGGGATGATCGAGTGGTTTCTCGCCGGCGCAGGGGTTTTCGTGGTCGGATGGATCATCGGTAAGGTCTCCAGGAAAAAGAGGCGGTTTTAA
- a CDS encoding radical SAM protein, whose protein sequence is MMSANFTPAYLSLHESGELARRADAALAHLKRCDLCANGCHVNRLLSTKGAVCRTGERAVVYSCGPHHGEERPLVGRSGSGTIFFSWCNLRCVFCQNWEISRKGEGREVDAEELSDMMLDLQEKGCHNINFVTPSHVVAQILAALSLAVGQGLRLPLVFNSGGYDSPEALALLDGVVDIYMPDMKFADSLIAREYLGVGDYAEVNRAAVREMHRQVGDLDQDEAGVARRGLLIRHLVLPENLAGTDRILAFIAREISPDTYLNLMDQYRPCYRADEFPPLNRRPTRAEYRAARDLAEEYGLHRLDRP, encoded by the coding sequence ATGATGTCCGCAAATTTCACTCCCGCCTATCTGAGTCTGCATGAATCCGGAGAACTGGCCCGGCGGGCCGATGCGGCTCTGGCGCACCTGAAGCGCTGCGACCTCTGCGCCAACGGCTGCCACGTCAACCGGCTTCTGAGCACCAAAGGAGCGGTCTGCCGCACCGGCGAGCGGGCGGTGGTCTACAGCTGCGGGCCTCACCATGGTGAAGAACGGCCCCTTGTCGGCCGTTCCGGCTCTGGGACCATCTTTTTCAGCTGGTGCAACCTGCGCTGCGTTTTCTGTCAGAACTGGGAGATCAGCCGGAAGGGGGAGGGGCGGGAGGTCGATGCCGAAGAGCTGTCCGACATGATGCTCGATCTGCAGGAGAAGGGATGCCACAACATCAATTTCGTCACTCCCAGCCACGTGGTGGCCCAGATCCTCGCCGCACTTTCTCTTGCCGTCGGACAGGGGCTGCGCCTGCCGCTGGTCTTCAATTCCGGCGGCTACGACAGCCCCGAAGCCCTCGCCCTGCTGGACGGGGTCGTCGACATCTACATGCCGGACATGAAGTTCGCCGATTCCCTGATTGCCCGTGAGTACCTGGGGGTGGGCGATTACGCCGAGGTCAATCGGGCCGCCGTCCGGGAGATGCATCGGCAGGTGGGGGACCTGGACCAGGACGAAGCGGGTGTGGCCCGCCGGGGGCTCCTGATCCGCCACCTGGTTCTGCCTGAAAACCTGGCCGGAACCGATCGGATCCTCGCCTTCATCGCCCGGGAGATCTCCCCTGACACCTACCTCAATCTCATGGACCAGTACCGTCCCTGTTACCGCGCCGACGAGTTCCCTCCCCTGAATCGGCGACCGACCCGGGCCGAATATCGGGCGGCCAGAGATCTTGCCGAGGAATACGGTCTGCACAGATTGGACCGGCCCTGA
- a CDS encoding THUMP domain-containing protein, with translation MWEFNLVVTMASEGRFRHLMEELKPHGDFHRTDYLGVVIGRVEDPAAFLETVREKTARQLIAFQDLGRVIPVERVFPFRAEEFVEKVCEAIRPYIDHLADKGFYVRLERRGLKGRIVSPEAERAVDAYIEEELGRLGKSARIDFDHPDAVVVVETIGDRCGVAFLTRELMERYPFVRVS, from the coding sequence ATGTGGGAATTCAACCTTGTGGTGACCATGGCCAGTGAAGGGCGATTCCGCCACCTGATGGAAGAGCTGAAGCCCCATGGAGATTTTCATCGCACCGATTATCTGGGCGTCGTCATCGGCCGGGTCGAGGACCCCGCGGCATTTCTGGAAACCGTTCGGGAGAAAACCGCCCGCCAGCTCATCGCTTTTCAGGACCTCGGCAGGGTGATCCCTGTGGAGCGGGTTTTTCCCTTCCGGGCCGAGGAGTTCGTCGAAAAGGTGTGCGAGGCGATCCGTCCCTATATCGATCATCTGGCGGACAAGGGCTTTTACGTGCGCCTGGAGAGGCGAGGGCTCAAGGGGAGGATCGTCTCTCCCGAAGCCGAGAGGGCCGTCGATGCCTATATCGAGGAGGAACTGGGGCGACTAGGCAAGTCGGCCCGCATCGATTTCGATCATCCCGACGCCGTGGTTGTGGTGGAAACGATCGGCGATCGCTGCGGGGTAGCCTTCCTGACCCGGGAACTGATGGAACGCTATCCCTTCGTAAGGGTGAGCTGA
- a CDS encoding FG-GAP repeat protein: DDQFGSSVALEGDDALIGAPFRDGDGIVDQGAAYVFRRTDSIADLWEEVALLLAADGESLDQFGFSVALEGDDALIGAPLRDRNGILNPGAAYVFRRIDPQTDLWMAITILTAADGEVGDQLGYSVALSGNDILLGAPFEDRDGIFDQGSAHLFRRTGTDVWERGEVLSAADGGVGDRFGISVALSGDAALVGAPFAASLDIAESGAVYPFRRP, translated from the coding sequence TGGACGACCAGTTCGGCTCCTCCGTGGCCCTGGAAGGGGATGATGCCCTCATCGGCGCCCCCTTCAGGGACGGGGACGGCATTGTCGACCAGGGGGCGGCCTACGTCTTCCGCCGTACCGATTCCATCGCCGATCTATGGGAAGAGGTCGCCCTCCTTCTGGCCGCCGACGGAGAGTCCCTCGACCAGTTCGGCTTCTCCGTGGCCCTGGAAGGGGATGATGCCCTCATCGGCGCTCCTCTCAGGGACCGGAATGGCATCCTCAACCCGGGAGCGGCGTACGTCTTCCGTCGCATCGACCCGCAAACGGACCTCTGGATGGCGATCACAATCCTGACCGCCGCCGATGGAGAAGTCGGCGACCAGTTAGGTTACTCCGTCGCCCTCAGCGGCAACGATATCCTCCTCGGGGCCCCCTTCGAGGACAGGGACGGAATCTTCGACCAGGGTAGCGCACACCTTTTCCGCCGCACCGGTACAGATGTGTGGGAGCGGGGCGAAGTTCTTTCCGCCGCAGACGGAGGGGTGGGCGATCGTTTCGGCATCTCCGTCGCCCTCAGCGGCGATGCGGCCCTGGTGGGAGCCCCCTTCGCCGCTTCTCTGGATATAGCGGAATCGGGAGCCGTCTACCCCTTCCGTCGTCCCTGA
- a CDS encoding FG-GAP repeat protein: MNVSKAAASLCLCMSILLFAGCGSRDGDSGGDGPTPPTPPPPGFEPLASISADPPQAAAQFGTAVAVDGFVAVVGAPFEDEGGIADRGAAYVFRFSASGTWDLERRLVAPDGAMNDQFGSSVAVSGDQIIVGAPLRDEGGIADRGGAYIFRRTDPITATWELTATL, from the coding sequence ATGAACGTTTCGAAAGCAGCGGCGTCTCTTTGCCTGTGCATGTCCATCCTTCTCTTCGCCGGATGCGGAAGCAGAGATGGAGACAGCGGCGGGGACGGGCCAACGCCACCAACACCACCACCGCCGGGCTTCGAACCCCTGGCGAGCATCAGTGCGGATCCGCCGCAGGCGGCCGCCCAGTTCGGCACGGCGGTGGCCGTGGATGGGTTTGTCGCCGTCGTGGGAGCTCCCTTCGAGGACGAGGGTGGAATAGCCGACCGGGGGGCGGCGTATGTCTTTCGGTTCTCCGCATCCGGAACCTGGGATCTCGAAAGAAGACTGGTCGCTCCCGACGGAGCGATGAACGACCAGTTCGGCTCCTCCGTGGCGGTCAGCGGCGATCAGATCATCGTCGGTGCGCCCCTGCGGGACGAGGGCGGCATCGCCGACCGGGGGGGAGCCTACATCTTCCGCCGCACCGATCCGATTACCGCCACTTGGGAGTTGACGGCCACCCT